Proteins encoded within one genomic window of Pseudalkalibacillus sp. SCS-8:
- the era gene encoding GTPase Era produces MSREGFKSGFVSIIGRPNVGKSTLLNQVLGQKIAIMSDKPQTTRNKIQGVYTTNEEQIIFIDTPGIHKPKHKLGDFMTRIAQETLNEVDMILFLINAEEGYGRGDQFIIDRLQNVKSPIFLVINKIDKVHPDDLLPIIEQYREKLEFAEIVPISAINGNNVTTLMDQIKNYLEEGPQYYPEDQVTDHPERFVVSELIREKVLHSTREEVPHSVAVVIDQMKQRDDGNIVDIQATIVVERSSQKGILIGKQGGMLKKIGSLARQDIEHLLGSKVYLELWVKVQKDWRNRAFNLKDLGFSDDTY; encoded by the coding sequence ATGAGTAGAGAAGGATTCAAATCAGGATTCGTATCCATCATCGGACGCCCGAACGTCGGTAAGTCGACCTTGCTTAACCAGGTGCTTGGCCAAAAGATCGCGATCATGAGTGACAAGCCTCAAACGACGCGGAACAAAATTCAAGGTGTTTATACGACGAATGAAGAACAGATCATCTTTATCGATACGCCAGGGATTCATAAGCCTAAGCATAAATTAGGCGATTTCATGACGCGGATCGCTCAAGAGACCTTAAATGAAGTCGACATGATCCTATTTTTGATTAATGCTGAAGAAGGATACGGCCGAGGAGATCAGTTCATCATCGATCGTCTTCAGAACGTGAAGAGTCCGATCTTCCTCGTCATCAATAAAATTGATAAAGTCCACCCTGACGATTTATTGCCGATCATTGAGCAATATCGTGAGAAGCTTGAGTTTGCTGAGATCGTTCCGATTTCTGCGATAAACGGCAACAATGTCACGACCCTGATGGATCAGATCAAGAACTATCTGGAGGAAGGACCGCAGTATTATCCTGAAGACCAGGTGACAGATCACCCTGAGCGTTTTGTCGTTTCAGAATTGATCCGTGAGAAAGTGCTTCATTCTACGAGAGAAGAGGTACCGCATTCCGTTGCAGTTGTCATCGATCAAATGAAGCAGAGAGATGATGGAAACATTGTCGACATTCAAGCGACAATCGTCGTGGAACGTTCATCTCAAAAAGGGATCCTTATCGGTAAACAGGGCGGCATGCTCAAAAAAATCGGTTCACTTGCACGACAGGATATCGAACATCTACTTGGTTCAAAGGTCTATTTAGAGCTTTGGGTGAAGGTGCAGAAGGATTGGCGGAACCGAGCGTTCAATTTGAAGGATCTCGGATTTAGCGACGACACGTATTGA
- a CDS encoding cytidine deaminase translates to MNKEELIKEAIEARKFAYTPYSKFQVGAALLSEDGKVYRGANIENAAYSLCNCAERTALFKAYSEGDKSYKALAVVADTKRPVPPCGACRQVISELCPPSMTVYLTNLKGDLQEIKVSELLPGAFSPEDLNE, encoded by the coding sequence TTGAATAAAGAAGAACTAATTAAAGAAGCAATTGAAGCTAGGAAATTTGCATATACACCTTATTCAAAATTTCAGGTCGGAGCGGCCCTCTTATCTGAAGACGGAAAAGTTTACAGAGGAGCCAACATTGAAAACGCGGCATACAGCCTTTGTAACTGTGCTGAACGTACAGCTTTGTTCAAAGCGTATTCTGAGGGGGATAAATCGTATAAGGCTCTTGCTGTCGTAGCGGACACGAAACGCCCAGTGCCACCTTGTGGTGCCTGCAGGCAAGTGATTTCTGAGCTATGCCCTCCATCCATGACCGTTTATCTAACGAACTTGAAGGGCGATCTTCAAGAGATAAAGGTGAGCGAATTACTTCCAGGTGCCTTTTCTCCGGAGGATCTCAATGAGTAG
- a CDS encoding diacylglycerol kinase family protein, whose amino-acid sequence MIIDVLKSFKFAMEGVKEGWKKERNFRIHLVFTVLTVLLAAALDFSMVKWIILLLTIGIMLSLELMNSAVERTVDLVTTDRHPLAKQAKDLAAGSVFIFSLIAVIIGFLLFAEPLFEIVLSR is encoded by the coding sequence ATGATTATCGATGTATTGAAAAGCTTTAAATTTGCTATGGAAGGTGTCAAGGAGGGCTGGAAAAAGGAACGGAACTTCAGGATTCATCTCGTTTTTACTGTTTTAACCGTTCTGCTAGCCGCAGCCTTGGACTTCTCGATGGTCAAATGGATCATTCTCCTCCTCACAATCGGAATCATGCTTTCGTTAGAGCTGATGAATTCTGCCGTTGAACGAACTGTGGATCTTGTGACGACGGATCGACATCCTTTGGCTAAACAAGCAAAAGACCTTGCTGCCGGTTCTGTCTTTATTTTCAGCCTCATTGCTGTTATAATAGGATTCCTTCTCTTTGCTGAACCATTATTTGAAATCGTTTTATCGAGGTGA
- the ybeY gene encoding rRNA maturation RNase YbeY, with translation MMLTIDLFDETERLDHSIMEEVEKLLQFAAAEESLEGDAELAVTFVTNERIQEINAEYRKIDRPTDVISFALEDEVDGEMEIIDSESPTLLGDIIISVDKAHEQAEEYGHSFRREMGFLALHGFLHLLGYDHMEEEDEKEMFGRQDEILKSFGLHRS, from the coding sequence ATAATGTTGACAATTGATTTATTTGATGAAACGGAACGACTAGATCACTCGATCATGGAGGAGGTTGAAAAGCTTCTCCAATTTGCAGCAGCAGAGGAATCCCTTGAAGGGGATGCTGAGCTGGCCGTTACATTCGTAACGAATGAACGGATTCAAGAAATCAATGCAGAGTACAGGAAAATCGATCGACCTACAGACGTTATTTCTTTCGCCCTTGAAGATGAGGTTGATGGAGAAATGGAGATCATTGACTCAGAAAGTCCTACTCTTTTGGGGGATATTATCATTTCCGTTGATAAAGCACATGAACAGGCTGAGGAATACGGCCACTCGTTCAGGCGTGAAATGGGATTCTTAGCTCTTCATGGATTTCTCCATTTGTTGGGATACGATCATATGGAGGAAGAGGATGAGAAGGAGATGTTCGGTAGACAGGACGAAATTTTAAAATCGTTTGGGCTGCATCGTTCATGA
- a CDS encoding HD family phosphohydrolase — MSPKLIKDMKSKWNRIENSKISRILLYAALAFVLFISMLSNVIPEHVDLELNATAEEDIQSPIRIQNERETLARQAAAAAAVEDIYNFDTEKRLDQVVQMQELFSSIEKFQAENARSKDDEEAADPDEEQARLKKQITELKAGLPGFIASDLTDNALRTFLQAKSSDVAFAKELATNTINKVMEQPITVDKINDVKEEVDPHILKSAKLPDHLKPALISITSSAITSNYTFDAEMTKKRKDEVVKEVEPVYIREGEIIVEKGAKVDNDALYKLELVGLLKGDIDPYPYIGLGLLVFLLTAFMIYFLKDLIAGKNKENLKIILYVLLFSLTMVLVKLVSLLSGFYPSVAFIIPVAFGTMMIKMLIDEQTAIISSIVFAICGSLIFNENTTSPFNFTFGTYILISSLAGVVFLGKRNVKTNILKTGIYVAIVNATVVLLILALTNGHFDLISIVWQVGFSLLSGFLSAVLTLGLLPFFEAGFGILTSMKLIELSSPNHPLLRKLLMETPGTYHHSVVVANLAEAACEAVGANGLLARVGAYYHDLGKTKRPHFFIENQLNIENPHDKISPQLSKTIIIAHPYDGAEMLREYKLPEEIVDIAEQHHGTTLLKYFYHKAMQQSDKQIEESDFRYPGPKAQTKEVAILGIADAVEAAVRSMPKPTPVKIESLVRKIIADRLEDGQFNECSITLQELETVTITICETLNGMFHSRIEYPEEIHKKKVSQA, encoded by the coding sequence ATGTCCCCAAAACTCATAAAGGATATGAAATCCAAGTGGAACAGAATCGAAAATAGCAAAATCAGCAGGATTCTGTTATACGCTGCATTAGCTTTCGTCTTGTTTATTTCAATGCTCAGTAACGTCATTCCTGAACATGTGGATCTCGAACTGAATGCCACAGCTGAAGAAGACATCCAATCACCAATCCGTATTCAAAATGAACGTGAAACACTAGCCAGGCAAGCTGCAGCTGCAGCAGCTGTTGAAGACATATACAACTTCGACACCGAAAAGAGGCTGGATCAAGTCGTCCAAATGCAGGAGTTATTTTCTTCTATCGAAAAATTCCAAGCTGAAAATGCCCGTTCAAAGGATGACGAAGAAGCTGCTGATCCAGATGAAGAACAAGCCAGGCTGAAAAAACAGATTACAGAATTGAAGGCAGGATTACCAGGATTCATAGCTAGTGATCTTACTGATAATGCGTTAAGGACCTTCCTGCAGGCAAAATCGTCTGATGTTGCTTTTGCCAAGGAGCTTGCAACGAATACGATCAATAAAGTGATGGAACAGCCGATCACCGTGGACAAGATCAACGATGTCAAGGAAGAGGTCGATCCACATATCCTTAAATCTGCTAAGCTTCCAGATCACTTGAAGCCTGCATTGATTTCAATCACGAGCAGTGCGATTACGTCTAATTATACATTCGATGCAGAAATGACCAAGAAACGGAAGGACGAGGTCGTTAAAGAAGTAGAGCCTGTGTACATCCGCGAAGGGGAGATCATCGTTGAAAAAGGGGCCAAAGTGGATAACGATGCCCTTTATAAGCTGGAATTGGTAGGTCTTCTAAAGGGTGACATCGATCCTTATCCTTATATCGGACTTGGACTTCTTGTCTTTTTATTGACGGCTTTCATGATTTATTTCTTAAAAGATTTGATTGCAGGGAAGAATAAAGAGAATCTCAAAATTATCCTTTACGTCCTCCTATTCTCACTCACCATGGTCCTGGTCAAATTGGTCAGTCTTTTGAGTGGTTTCTATCCAAGTGTTGCTTTCATCATCCCTGTCGCTTTTGGTACGATGATGATCAAAATGTTGATCGATGAACAGACGGCCATCATTTCAAGTATCGTTTTTGCCATTTGTGGAAGTTTAATTTTTAACGAGAATACGACAAGTCCATTTAACTTTACGTTCGGTACGTATATTCTGATCAGCTCATTAGCAGGGGTTGTCTTCCTCGGAAAAAGGAATGTGAAGACAAATATCCTGAAAACAGGGATTTACGTGGCAATTGTAAATGCGACAGTCGTGTTGTTGATTCTGGCGCTCACCAATGGACATTTCGACTTGATCAGTATCGTTTGGCAGGTCGGTTTCTCCCTCTTGTCCGGCTTCCTATCTGCCGTATTGACGCTAGGGTTATTACCATTCTTTGAGGCTGGATTTGGAATATTGACTTCAATGAAGCTGATCGAATTATCCAGCCCGAATCACCCTCTACTAAGGAAACTCCTTATGGAAACACCGGGTACGTATCATCACAGTGTCGTCGTCGCAAACCTTGCTGAAGCAGCATGCGAGGCAGTGGGAGCGAATGGTCTTTTGGCAAGAGTCGGGGCGTATTATCATGACCTTGGAAAGACGAAACGTCCTCACTTTTTCATCGAGAATCAACTGAATATCGAGAACCCTCATGATAAAATTTCACCACAGCTTAGCAAGACGATCATTATTGCGCACCCATACGACGGGGCCGAAATGCTAAGAGAGTATAAGCTGCCGGAAGAAATTGTCGATATAGCAGAACAGCATCACGGGACGACCTTGCTGAAGTATTTTTACCATAAAGCTATGCAGCAGTCAGACAAACAAATTGAAGAGTCCGATTTCCGCTATCCTGGTCCGAAGGCTCAGACGAAGGAAGTCGCCATTCTAGGCATTGCCGATGCGGTCGAAGCAGCCGTTCGTTCCATGCCGAAGCCGACACCGGTCAAGATTGAATCCTTGGTCCGTAAAATCATCGCAGACCGTCTCGAGGATGGCCAATTCAATGAATGCTCCATCACTTTACAAGAGTTGGAGACGGTGACGATCACCATTTGCGAAACCTTAAACGGGATGTTCCATTCACGTATTGAATACCCAGAAGAAATTCATAAAAAGAAAGTGAGCCAGGCATAA